The following are from one region of the bacterium genome:
- a CDS encoding dihydroorotate dehydrogenase, with protein sequence MADVDPRVELAGIPLRNAVLTASGTFGYGTEFAPFLDLEKIGGFVAKSLTLEPRFGNPPPRIGETPSGMLNAISIENVGVKAFLEEKLPALPAGVVVIASAFGTAPEQYAELAARVSPHPRIAGIEINASCPHVKAGGIEFGQDPQLLGELVRTVRAATEGPLLVKLSPNVTRIADMAKVCEDEGADGISLINAVQAMEIDVRTRKPILSNVLGGLSGPAIRPIALRMVYQAAQVVNIPICGIGGISHAEDAVKFLLCGASAIQVGTLNYLEPGAAERIAQGIAQYAADHGFARVADLTGALELG encoded by the coding sequence GTGGCCGACGTCGATCCTCGCGTCGAGCTCGCCGGCATCCCCCTGCGCAACGCCGTCCTGACGGCGAGCGGGACCTTCGGCTACGGAACCGAGTTCGCGCCCTTTCTCGATCTCGAGAAGATCGGCGGCTTCGTGGCGAAGAGCCTGACCCTGGAGCCGCGCTTCGGAAATCCGCCGCCCCGGATCGGCGAGACGCCGAGCGGAATGCTGAACGCCATCAGCATCGAGAACGTCGGGGTGAAGGCCTTCCTCGAGGAGAAGCTCCCCGCACTTCCGGCGGGCGTGGTCGTGATCGCGAGCGCCTTCGGCACCGCACCCGAGCAGTACGCCGAGCTCGCCGCCCGGGTGTCGCCCCATCCGCGGATCGCCGGGATCGAGATCAACGCGTCGTGCCCCCACGTGAAGGCGGGCGGGATCGAGTTCGGCCAGGACCCGCAGCTGCTCGGCGAGCTCGTGCGCACGGTCCGCGCGGCGACCGAGGGACCGCTCCTGGTGAAGCTCTCGCCGAACGTCACGCGGATCGCCGACATGGCGAAGGTCTGCGAGGACGAGGGCGCCGACGGCATCTCCCTGATCAATGCGGTCCAGGCGATGGAGATCGACGTGCGGACGCGCAAGCCGATCCTGTCGAACGTGCTCGGCGGCCTGAGCGGTCCGGCCATCCGACCGATCGCTCTACGCATGGTCTACCAGGCGGCCCAGGTCGTGAACATCCCGATCTGCGGCATCGGCGGCATCAGCCACGCCGAGGACGCCGTCAAGTTCCTTCTCTGCGGGGCCTCCGCGATCCAGGTCGGGACCCTCAACTACCTGGAGCCCGGCGCCGCCGAACGGATCGCGCAGGGGATCGCGCAGTACGCCGCCGACCACGGCTTCGCGCGCGTGGCCGACCTGACCGGCGCCCTCGAGCTCGGCTGA
- a CDS encoding ribosome maturation factor RimP has protein sequence MIEPVVDEHGCELVDVEVARNRGQGLLRITVDSPSADGRVPIDRCVAISREVETLLDAADAMTGAYQLEVSSPGLDRLLGREKDFVSAVGQELKLRTRRPFEGRKRFRGRLLAVDTQREPAVLQMDVDGESFAIPFDEVEKANTIYEFTSADFGKQGGEKPGPRTSHRKRQNRQNGRNGKKRSGKAKPQSRGQVEKS, from the coding sequence ATGATCGAGCCGGTCGTGGACGAGCACGGCTGTGAGCTCGTCGACGTCGAGGTGGCCCGCAACCGAGGGCAGGGACTGCTGCGGATCACCGTGGACTCCCCGAGTGCCGACGGGCGGGTGCCGATCGACCGATGCGTGGCGATTTCGCGGGAAGTCGAGACGTTGCTCGATGCGGCCGACGCCATGACCGGCGCGTACCAGCTCGAGGTCTCGTCCCCCGGACTCGATCGATTGCTCGGAAGAGAAAAGGACTTCGTTTCGGCGGTGGGGCAGGAGCTCAAGCTCCGGACGAGGCGTCCCTTCGAGGGGCGAAAGCGATTTCGAGGACGGTTGCTCGCCGTGGACACGCAGCGCGAGCCGGCCGTTCTCCAGATGGACGTCGATGGCGAGTCGTTCGCGATTCCCTTCGACGAGGTCGAGAAGGCCAACACGATCTACGAGTTCACGAGCGCGGATTTCGGGAAGCAGGGAGGCGAGAAGCCGGGCCCGCGGACGTCGCACCGCAAACGCCAGAACCGCCAGAACGGCCGGAACGGAAAGAAGCGCTCGGGGAAGGCCAAGCCTCAGAGCCGAGGCCAGGTGGAGAAATCATGA